The Temnothorax longispinosus isolate EJ_2023e chromosome 7, Tlon_JGU_v1, whole genome shotgun sequence genome contains a region encoding:
- the LOC139816866 gene encoding uncharacterized protein isoform X1 has product MDWTRRICLTGLLLFCLGWIGETNGLRMLDLIVPQHAVLGQNVSLECNFNLDGEKLYSVKWYKDGNEFYRFVPQEKPPALKFVHPGVTAVLHESSQRTVVLRSVNLMSTGRYRCEVSAEAPSFQTVSDHSDMMVIALPEDEPVITGRPVTGKHRYQVGDVVRFNCTSAKSKPHATLSWFINGDPVEQQFLKLHPVVVDRNDLETSTLGLEFRLRSKHFKKGDLKIKCLARIYTVYWKSNELSIEGERPLKIPVMESRETRAQGHTHAEHILASGSIALGPCVVLVIMGLLMLR; this is encoded by the exons AAACAAACGGCCTGAGGATGCTGGACCTGATAGTGCCGCAGCACGCGGTGCTCGGGCAAAATGTAAGCCTTGAGTGCAACTTTAATCTGGATGGCGAGAAGCTGTACTCGGTCAAGTGGTACAAGGACGGCAACGAGTTCTACCGATTCGTACCCCAGGAGAAGCCACCTGCTCTGAAGTTCGTCCATCCCGGTGTCACGGCAGTC CTTCACGAGTCCAGTCAACGAACGGTCGTCCTACGTTCCGTGAACCTCATGAGCACGGGACGCTACAGATGCGAGGTTTCGGCGGAGGCGCCGTCCTTCCAGACCGTCTCCGATCATTCGGATATGATGGTAATCG CCTTGCCGGAGGACGAGCCGGTTATCACGGGCCGACCCGTTACGGGGAAACATCGTTATCAAGTCGGCGACGTCGTGCGGTTCAACTGCACTTCGGCGAAGTCGAAGCCACATGCCACGCTCAGCTGGTTCATCAACGGCGACCCC GTCGAGCAGCAGTTCTTGAAGCTCCACCCCGTCGTCGTGGACCGGAACGATCTGGAAACCTCCACACTCGGTCTAGAGTTCCGTCTGCGCTCGAAGCACTTCAAGAAGGGAGACTTGAAGATCAAATGCCTGGCGAGGATATATACCGTGTATTGGAAATCGAATGAGCTCAGCATAGAGGGTGAGAGGCCTCTGAAGATACCGGTAATGGAGAGCAGGGAGACAAGGGCGCAAGGGCACACGCACGCCGAGCATATCCtag CGAGCGGAAGCATAGCGTTAGGGCCGTGCGTGGTGCTGGTGATCATGGGACTCCTGATGCTGCGGTAA
- the LOC139816866 gene encoding uncharacterized protein isoform X3 has translation MLDLIVPQHAVLGQNVSLECNFNLDGEKLYSVKWYKDGNEFYRFVPQEKPPALKFVHPGVTAVLHESSQRTVVLRSVNLMSTGRYRCEVSAEAPSFQTVSDHSDMMVIALPEDEPVITGRPVTGKHRYQVGDVVRFNCTSAKSKPHATLSWFINGDPVEQQFLKLHPVVVDRNDLETSTLGLEFRLRSKHFKKGDLKIKCLARIYTVYWKSNELSIEGERPLKIPVMESRETRAQGHTHAEHILASGSIALGPCVVLVIMGLLMLR, from the exons ATGCTGGACCTGATAGTGCCGCAGCACGCGGTGCTCGGGCAAAATGTAAGCCTTGAGTGCAACTTTAATCTGGATGGCGAGAAGCTGTACTCGGTCAAGTGGTACAAGGACGGCAACGAGTTCTACCGATTCGTACCCCAGGAGAAGCCACCTGCTCTGAAGTTCGTCCATCCCGGTGTCACGGCAGTC CTTCACGAGTCCAGTCAACGAACGGTCGTCCTACGTTCCGTGAACCTCATGAGCACGGGACGCTACAGATGCGAGGTTTCGGCGGAGGCGCCGTCCTTCCAGACCGTCTCCGATCATTCGGATATGATGGTAATCG CCTTGCCGGAGGACGAGCCGGTTATCACGGGCCGACCCGTTACGGGGAAACATCGTTATCAAGTCGGCGACGTCGTGCGGTTCAACTGCACTTCGGCGAAGTCGAAGCCACATGCCACGCTCAGCTGGTTCATCAACGGCGACCCC GTCGAGCAGCAGTTCTTGAAGCTCCACCCCGTCGTCGTGGACCGGAACGATCTGGAAACCTCCACACTCGGTCTAGAGTTCCGTCTGCGCTCGAAGCACTTCAAGAAGGGAGACTTGAAGATCAAATGCCTGGCGAGGATATATACCGTGTATTGGAAATCGAATGAGCTCAGCATAGAGGGTGAGAGGCCTCTGAAGATACCGGTAATGGAGAGCAGGGAGACAAGGGCGCAAGGGCACACGCACGCCGAGCATATCCtag CGAGCGGAAGCATAGCGTTAGGGCCGTGCGTGGTGCTGGTGATCATGGGACTCCTGATGCTGCGGTAA
- the LOC139816866 gene encoding uncharacterized protein isoform X2, whose product MRTTGTRETNGLRMLDLIVPQHAVLGQNVSLECNFNLDGEKLYSVKWYKDGNEFYRFVPQEKPPALKFVHPGVTAVLHESSQRTVVLRSVNLMSTGRYRCEVSAEAPSFQTVSDHSDMMVIALPEDEPVITGRPVTGKHRYQVGDVVRFNCTSAKSKPHATLSWFINGDPVEQQFLKLHPVVVDRNDLETSTLGLEFRLRSKHFKKGDLKIKCLARIYTVYWKSNELSIEGERPLKIPVMESRETRAQGHTHAEHILASGSIALGPCVVLVIMGLLMLR is encoded by the exons AAACAAACGGCCTGAGGATGCTGGACCTGATAGTGCCGCAGCACGCGGTGCTCGGGCAAAATGTAAGCCTTGAGTGCAACTTTAATCTGGATGGCGAGAAGCTGTACTCGGTCAAGTGGTACAAGGACGGCAACGAGTTCTACCGATTCGTACCCCAGGAGAAGCCACCTGCTCTGAAGTTCGTCCATCCCGGTGTCACGGCAGTC CTTCACGAGTCCAGTCAACGAACGGTCGTCCTACGTTCCGTGAACCTCATGAGCACGGGACGCTACAGATGCGAGGTTTCGGCGGAGGCGCCGTCCTTCCAGACCGTCTCCGATCATTCGGATATGATGGTAATCG CCTTGCCGGAGGACGAGCCGGTTATCACGGGCCGACCCGTTACGGGGAAACATCGTTATCAAGTCGGCGACGTCGTGCGGTTCAACTGCACTTCGGCGAAGTCGAAGCCACATGCCACGCTCAGCTGGTTCATCAACGGCGACCCC GTCGAGCAGCAGTTCTTGAAGCTCCACCCCGTCGTCGTGGACCGGAACGATCTGGAAACCTCCACACTCGGTCTAGAGTTCCGTCTGCGCTCGAAGCACTTCAAGAAGGGAGACTTGAAGATCAAATGCCTGGCGAGGATATATACCGTGTATTGGAAATCGAATGAGCTCAGCATAGAGGGTGAGAGGCCTCTGAAGATACCGGTAATGGAGAGCAGGGAGACAAGGGCGCAAGGGCACACGCACGCCGAGCATATCCtag CGAGCGGAAGCATAGCGTTAGGGCCGTGCGTGGTGCTGGTGATCATGGGACTCCTGATGCTGCGGTAA